A stretch of the Sulfuritortus calidifontis genome encodes the following:
- a CDS encoding ABC transporter ATP-binding protein gives MQKKSSANPLPERWQSAIGTALAEDETLLAWLELDLDARLHFGQGLILATDQRLLARAPGEADWQSWSYRAELKLQQHDHAGVGTLELLEGGTRLAAWRYTLGQNLAALRLLKQFERQRLARETGQPAPAETETVCPTCKAPLEPDQEECPVCAREIHEAPSTWTLLRLWRFARPYQGQLLAGFLLTLAATAATLVPPYLTMPLMDDVLIPYQNGQAIDVSLVLWLLGGLLGAALLAWALGWARTYILALVSERICADMRTSTYEHLMKLSLEYFGGKRTGDLIARIGSETDRISVFLSLHLLDFATDVLMIVMTAGILFSINPWLALVTLLPLPVIGWMIHRVRDRLRTGFEKIDRVWSEVTNVLADTIPGIRVVKAFAQEKREAERFREANRHNLAVNDKLNRTWALFSPTVTLMTEIGLLVVWAFGIWQVAHDDITVGVLTAFLAYISRFYTRLDSMSRIVSQTEKAAAGAKRIFDILDHVSSVPEPTRPVHLERVQGRIEVREAGFRYGHRAVIKGVNLTIEPGEMIGLVGHSGSGKSTLVNLICRFYDVSEGAIRLDGVDIRSLPVAEFRRNIGLVLQEPFLFFGTIAENIAYGKPDATRAEIIAAARAAHAHEFILRLPLGYDSLVGERGQGLSGGERQRISIARALLIDPKILILDEATSSVDTETEKEIQKALDNLVRGRTTIAIAHRLSTLRRADRLVVMDRGRIVEVGKHDELMARQGHYYRLYQAQARNVDTDLDDSPPFALEPKVEEVKP, from the coding sequence ATGCAAAAAAAATCTTCCGCCAATCCCTTGCCCGAACGCTGGCAATCGGCTATCGGCACCGCCCTGGCCGAGGACGAGACCCTCCTGGCCTGGCTGGAACTGGACCTGGATGCCCGCCTGCATTTCGGCCAGGGCCTGATCCTGGCCACCGATCAGCGTCTGCTGGCGCGGGCGCCGGGCGAAGCCGACTGGCAGAGCTGGTCTTATCGCGCCGAATTGAAGCTGCAGCAGCACGACCATGCCGGGGTTGGTACCCTGGAACTGCTCGAGGGCGGGACCCGCCTGGCCGCCTGGCGCTACACCCTGGGCCAGAACCTCGCGGCCCTGCGCCTGCTCAAGCAGTTCGAGCGGCAGCGGCTTGCCCGCGAAACCGGCCAGCCGGCACCGGCCGAGACGGAGACCGTCTGCCCCACCTGCAAGGCACCCTTGGAGCCGGACCAGGAGGAATGCCCGGTCTGCGCCCGGGAGATCCACGAGGCACCCTCGACCTGGACCCTGCTGCGCCTCTGGCGCTTCGCCCGGCCTTATCAGGGCCAGCTGCTGGCCGGCTTCCTGCTCACCCTGGCCGCCACCGCCGCCACGCTGGTGCCACCCTATCTGACCATGCCGCTGATGGACGACGTGCTGATCCCCTACCAGAACGGCCAGGCCATCGACGTCAGCCTGGTGTTGTGGCTGCTCGGCGGCCTGCTCGGGGCGGCCCTGCTCGCCTGGGCTCTGGGCTGGGCCCGCACCTATATATTGGCCCTGGTCTCCGAGCGCATCTGCGCCGACATGCGTACCAGCACCTACGAACACTTGATGAAGCTGTCACTGGAATACTTCGGCGGCAAACGCACCGGCGACCTGATCGCCCGCATCGGCTCGGAGACCGACCGCATCAGCGTCTTCCTGTCGCTGCACCTCTTGGATTTCGCCACCGACGTGCTGATGATAGTCATGACCGCGGGCATCCTGTTCTCGATCAACCCCTGGCTGGCCCTGGTCACCCTGCTGCCGCTGCCGGTGATCGGCTGGATGATCCACCGGGTGCGCGACCGGCTGCGCACCGGCTTCGAGAAGATTGACCGGGTCTGGTCCGAGGTGACCAACGTGCTGGCCGACACCATTCCGGGCATCCGGGTGGTCAAGGCCTTCGCCCAGGAAAAACGCGAGGCCGAGCGCTTCCGCGAGGCCAACCGGCACAACCTGGCGGTCAACGACAAGCTCAACCGCACCTGGGCGCTGTTTTCCCCCACCGTGACCCTGATGACCGAGATCGGCCTCCTGGTGGTGTGGGCCTTCGGCATCTGGCAGGTGGCGCACGACGACATCACCGTTGGCGTGCTCACCGCCTTCCTCGCCTACATCAGCCGTTTCTATACCCGGCTCGATTCCATGAGCCGCATCGTGTCGCAGACCGAAAAGGCCGCGGCCGGCGCCAAGCGCATCTTCGACATCCTCGACCACGTCTCCAGCGTGCCGGAACCGACCCGGCCGGTGCACCTGGAGCGGGTGCAGGGGCGGATCGAGGTGCGCGAGGCCGGCTTCCGCTACGGTCACCGCGCCGTGATCAAGGGCGTGAATCTCACCATCGAGCCGGGCGAGATGATCGGCCTGGTCGGCCACAGCGGTTCGGGCAAGAGCACCCTGGTCAACCTGATCTGCCGTTTCTACGACGTGAGCGAAGGCGCGATCCGGCTCGACGGCGTCGACATCCGCTCGCTGCCGGTGGCGGAGTTTCGCCGCAACATCGGCCTGGTGCTGCAGGAGCCCTTCCTCTTCTTCGGCACCATCGCCGAGAACATCGCCTACGGCAAACCCGATGCGACACGGGCCGAGATCATCGCCGCCGCCCGCGCCGCCCATGCCCATGAGTTCATCCTGCGCCTGCCCCTGGGCTACGACTCCCTGGTCGGCGAGCGCGGCCAGGGCCTGTCCGGCGGCGAGCGCCAGCGCATCTCCATCGCCCGGGCGCTCCTGATCGACCCAAAGATCCTCATCCTCGACGAGGCCACCTCCTCGGTCGACACCGAGACCGAAAAGGAGATCCAGAAGGCCCTGGACAACCTGGTGCGCGGCCGCACCACCATCGCCATCGCGCACCGTCTGTCCACCCTGCGCCGGGCCGATCGACTGGTGGTGATGGACCGTGGCCGGATCGTCGAGGTCGGCAAGCACGATGAACTGATGGCGCGGCAGGGTCATTATTACCGGCTCTACCAGGCTCAGGCCCGCAACGTCGATACCGATCTGGACGACAGCCCGCCGTTTGCGCTCGAGCCCAAGGTCGAGGAGGTCAAACCATGA
- the cphA gene encoding cyanophycin synthetase gives MTKRDIEFLRVTYLRGPNLWTYRPVLEAWVDIGDLEDSPSNTIPGFYERLTAWLPGLIEHRCGVGERGGFLLRLKEGTWPAHILEHVTIELQNLAGMRVGFGKARQTHVRGVYKVAVRTRHEALGRACLEAARDLVLAAIEDRPFDLAATLAPLREMADRYCLGPSTTAIVDAATERNIPAIRLTEGNLVQLGYGIHQHRIWTAETDRTSAIAEGIASDKDLTKTLLKGCGVPVPEGRVVQGPADAWEAAEEIGLPVAVKPVDANHGRGVSLDLKTRAEIEAAYALAEKEGSEVIVERFVPGNEHRLLVVGGRVVAAARGESAWVIGDGRSTVVELIDRQLNSDPRRGTTEDYPLNHILIDEDPAVRLELERQGLHADSVPAAGQKVLIQRNGNVAFDVTDQVHPSTRQIAGLAARVVGLDIAGIDLVVEDIARPLDEQGGAIVEVNAGPGLLMHLKPAEGKPQPVGRAIVDHLFPAGSDGRIPVIGIAGSEGGAVIGHLLSRLLQLTGKQVGLACSNGLYLNHRRVAAGDCTEWRLGQRLLRNRAVEAAIFENGPELILREGLAYDRCLVGIVTDIPGPEGFAEYYLQEPEQMYAVLRTQVDVVLAEGAAVLNADAPEVARLAELSDGAVIYYSQDPASPVLARHRAEGGWGLYAHGGRIMLTQGHEERLLVDLASLPPPGPTQAALTLSHALAGIAAAVALGLPAELIQAGIETYAPGQLGLGAPDGH, from the coding sequence ATGACAAAGCGCGACATCGAATTTCTCCGCGTGACCTATCTGCGCGGGCCGAATCTCTGGACCTATCGGCCGGTCCTGGAAGCCTGGGTCGACATCGGCGATCTGGAAGACAGTCCCTCCAACACCATCCCCGGTTTTTATGAACGCCTCACCGCCTGGCTGCCCGGACTGATCGAGCATCGCTGCGGTGTCGGCGAACGCGGCGGCTTTCTCCTGCGTCTGAAGGAAGGCACCTGGCCGGCCCACATCCTGGAACACGTCACGATCGAGCTGCAGAACCTGGCGGGCATGCGGGTCGGTTTCGGCAAGGCCCGGCAGACCCATGTCCGCGGCGTCTACAAAGTGGCGGTGCGCACCCGGCACGAGGCGCTGGGCCGGGCTTGTCTGGAAGCCGCGCGCGATCTGGTGCTGGCGGCGATAGAGGACCGCCCGTTCGATCTGGCCGCCACTCTGGCACCCCTGCGCGAGATGGCCGACCGCTATTGCCTCGGCCCCAGCACCACGGCCATCGTCGATGCCGCGACCGAGCGCAATATCCCGGCCATCCGACTGACCGAGGGCAATCTGGTGCAGCTCGGTTACGGCATCCACCAGCACCGCATCTGGACCGCGGAGACCGACCGCACCAGCGCCATCGCCGAAGGCATCGCCAGCGACAAGGACCTGACCAAGACCCTGCTCAAGGGCTGCGGCGTGCCGGTGCCCGAGGGCCGCGTGGTGCAGGGTCCGGCCGATGCCTGGGAAGCGGCCGAGGAGATCGGCCTGCCGGTGGCGGTCAAACCGGTGGACGCCAATCATGGCCGCGGCGTCTCCCTGGACCTGAAGACCCGGGCGGAAATCGAGGCCGCCTATGCCTTGGCGGAAAAGGAGGGCAGCGAGGTCATCGTCGAGCGCTTCGTGCCGGGCAACGAGCATCGCCTGCTCGTGGTGGGCGGCCGGGTGGTGGCCGCCGCCCGCGGCGAATCGGCCTGGGTGATCGGCGACGGCCGCTCGACCGTGGTCGAACTGATCGACCGCCAGCTCAACAGCGACCCCCGGCGCGGCACCACCGAGGACTATCCGCTCAACCATATCCTGATCGACGAAGACCCGGCGGTACGGCTGGAACTCGAACGCCAGGGCCTGCACGCCGATTCGGTGCCGGCCGCCGGCCAGAAAGTGCTGATCCAGCGCAATGGCAACGTCGCCTTCGACGTCACCGACCAGGTGCACCCGAGCACCCGGCAGATCGCCGGCCTGGCCGCGCGCGTGGTCGGCCTGGACATCGCCGGCATCGACCTGGTGGTGGAAGACATCGCGCGCCCCCTGGATGAACAGGGCGGCGCCATCGTCGAGGTCAACGCCGGCCCCGGCCTGCTCATGCACCTCAAGCCGGCCGAAGGCAAACCGCAACCGGTGGGCCGCGCCATCGTCGATCATCTGTTCCCGGCCGGCAGCGACGGCCGCATCCCGGTGATCGGCATCGCCGGCAGCGAAGGGGGCGCCGTCATCGGCCATCTGCTCTCGCGCCTGCTGCAGCTGACCGGCAAGCAGGTCGGCCTGGCCTGCTCGAACGGGCTCTATCTCAACCACCGGCGCGTGGCAGCGGGCGATTGCACCGAATGGCGCCTGGGCCAGCGGCTGTTGCGCAACCGGGCGGTGGAAGCGGCCATCTTCGAAAACGGTCCCGAGCTGATCCTGCGCGAGGGCCTGGCCTACGACCGCTGCCTGGTCGGCATCGTCACCGATATTCCCGGTCCCGAAGGCTTCGCCGAGTATTACCTGCAGGAGCCGGAACAGATGTACGCCGTGTTGCGCACCCAGGTCGATGTCGTGCTGGCCGAAGGGGCGGCCGTGCTCAATGCCGACGCACCCGAGGTCGCGCGCCTGGCCGAGCTGTCCGACGGTGCCGTGATCTACTACAGCCAGGACCCGGCCTCGCCGGTCCTGGCCCGACATCGCGCCGAGGGCGGCTGGGGCCTGTACGCCCACGGCGGCCGGATCATGCTCACCCAGGGGCACGAAGAGCGGCTGTTGGTCGATCTCGCCAGCCTGCCGCCGCCCGGCCCCACTCAGGCGGCGTTGACCCTGTCCCATGCCCTGGCCGGAATCGCCGCCGCCGTGGCCCTGGGACTGCCGGCGGAACTGATCCAGGCCGGAATCGAAACCTACGCGCCGGGCCAACTCGGGCTCGGCGCTCCCGACGGCCACTGA
- the cphA gene encoding cyanophycin synthetase, with protein sequence MQISRIRALRGPNLWSRHTAIEALVVCSPAERSIDAMVGFEAALRARFPDIGALRPIGYEGEVSLAHALAFAALRLQSQAGCPVTFCQATETVEAGVYLVAVEYTEEAVGRLALDLAEVLCQAAVEDKPFDLTDAIARLHELDADIRLGPSTGAIVQAAVARGIPYRRLTQGSLVQLGWGSRQRRIQAAETDRTSAIGEAIAQDKELTKKLLADAGIPVPEGRVVTSPEAGWAAACEIGLPVVVKPRDGNQGKGVTVNIATREHFMAVYGSAAEISDEVIVERFIPGHDHRFLVVGNRVVAIARREPPNVIGDGVHSVRELVTIANSDPRRGEGHESALTKMRLDDIAHARLKVQGLTADSVPPKGARVILRNNANLSTGGSATDVTDDVHPELAARAVEAAQMIGLDICGVDVVCETVLKSLEEQGGGIVEVNAAPGLRMHLNPSFGKGRAVGEAIVNAMFEEGNDGRIPVVAVTGTNGKTTTVRLIAHLLTLAGKRVGMTATDGVYVEGHRIDTGDCSGPKSARNVLAHPDVDAAVLETARGGLLREGLAFDRCQVAVVTNIGLGDHLGLNFIQTVDDLAVLKRVVVQNVAPNGMAVLNAADPKVVEMAGYCPGAVTFFAGEPHHPVIAAHRAQGHRAVFRDGDTVVAAEGEFEQRIPLAEIRLTRNGSIGFQVDNAMAALGAAWALGLDWQVIRAGLKSFVSDAETAPGRFNVFDYRGATLIADYGHNPDAILALVQAVEAMPAKRRVVVISAAGDRRDEDIRQQTEILGDAFDEVVLYQDACQRGRADGEVLRLLRQGLAQAKRAAAVEEIYGEFLAIDTALTRLQTGDLCLILVDQVEEALAHIKLRIAEG encoded by the coding sequence ATGCAGATCTCCCGCATTCGCGCCCTGCGCGGCCCCAATCTCTGGAGCCGGCACACCGCCATCGAGGCCCTGGTCGTCTGCTCCCCGGCCGAACGCTCCATCGATGCCATGGTCGGCTTCGAGGCTGCCTTGCGCGCGCGTTTCCCCGACATCGGCGCGCTGCGTCCGATCGGCTACGAGGGCGAGGTGTCCCTTGCCCACGCCCTGGCCTTCGCCGCTCTTCGGCTGCAATCCCAGGCCGGTTGCCCGGTTACCTTCTGCCAGGCCACGGAAACGGTCGAGGCCGGAGTCTATCTCGTGGCGGTCGAGTACACCGAAGAGGCAGTCGGTCGGCTCGCCCTCGATCTGGCCGAGGTCCTGTGCCAGGCGGCCGTGGAGGACAAGCCCTTCGATCTGACCGATGCCATCGCCCGGCTGCACGAGCTGGATGCCGACATCCGCCTGGGCCCCTCGACCGGCGCCATCGTCCAGGCCGCCGTCGCCCGCGGCATTCCCTATCGCCGCCTGACCCAGGGCAGCCTGGTGCAGCTGGGCTGGGGCAGCCGCCAGCGCCGCATCCAGGCGGCCGAGACCGATCGCACCAGTGCCATCGGCGAGGCCATCGCCCAGGACAAGGAGCTGACCAAGAAGCTGCTGGCCGATGCCGGCATTCCCGTCCCGGAAGGGCGGGTGGTCACCAGCCCGGAAGCGGGCTGGGCGGCGGCCTGCGAGATCGGCCTGCCGGTGGTGGTCAAGCCGCGCGATGGCAACCAGGGCAAGGGGGTGACCGTCAACATCGCCACCCGCGAGCATTTCATGGCGGTCTACGGTTCCGCCGCCGAGATCAGCGACGAGGTGATCGTCGAGCGCTTCATCCCCGGCCACGATCACCGCTTTCTGGTGGTGGGCAACCGGGTAGTGGCCATCGCCCGGCGCGAGCCGCCCAATGTGATCGGGGATGGCGTGCACAGCGTGCGCGAACTGGTGACGATCGCCAACAGCGACCCGCGTCGGGGCGAGGGCCACGAAAGCGCGCTGACCAAGATGCGGCTGGACGACATCGCCCATGCCCGGCTCAAGGTGCAGGGCCTCACGGCCGATTCGGTGCCGCCCAAGGGCGCCCGCGTCATCCTGCGCAACAACGCCAACCTGTCCACCGGCGGCAGCGCCACCGATGTCACCGACGATGTCCACCCGGAACTGGCCGCACGCGCGGTCGAGGCGGCCCAGATGATCGGGCTGGACATCTGCGGTGTCGATGTGGTGTGCGAGACCGTATTGAAATCGCTGGAAGAGCAGGGCGGCGGCATCGTCGAGGTCAATGCCGCGCCCGGCTTGCGCATGCACCTCAATCCCTCGTTCGGCAAGGGCCGGGCGGTGGGCGAGGCCATCGTCAATGCCATGTTCGAAGAGGGCAACGACGGCCGCATCCCGGTGGTGGCGGTGACCGGCACCAACGGCAAGACCACCACGGTGCGCTTGATCGCCCATCTGCTCACCCTTGCCGGCAAGCGCGTCGGCATGACCGCGACCGACGGCGTCTATGTCGAGGGGCATCGGATCGACACCGGCGACTGCAGCGGGCCCAAGAGCGCGCGCAACGTGCTGGCCCATCCCGACGTCGATGCCGCCGTGTTGGAGACCGCGCGCGGCGGCCTGCTGCGCGAAGGCTTGGCGTTCGATCGCTGCCAGGTGGCGGTGGTCACCAACATCGGTCTGGGCGATCACCTCGGCCTCAATTTCATCCAGACGGTGGACGATCTGGCCGTGCTCAAGCGGGTGGTGGTCCAGAACGTGGCCCCCAACGGCATGGCCGTACTCAATGCCGCCGACCCCAAGGTGGTGGAAATGGCGGGCTACTGTCCGGGCGCGGTCACTTTCTTCGCCGGCGAGCCGCATCACCCCGTGATCGCCGCGCACCGGGCCCAGGGTCACCGGGCAGTGTTCCGCGACGGCGACACCGTGGTGGCGGCCGAGGGCGAATTCGAGCAGCGCATCCCCCTGGCCGAGATTCGGCTCACCCGCAACGGCAGCATCGGCTTCCAGGTCGACAATGCCATGGCCGCACTAGGTGCCGCCTGGGCCTTGGGGCTCGATTGGCAGGTGATTCGCGCCGGGCTCAAGAGCTTCGTCAGCGATGCCGAGACGGCGCCGGGCCGGTTCAACGTCTTCGACTACCGCGGCGCCACCCTGATCGCCGACTACGGCCACAACCCGGACGCCATCCTGGCCCTGGTCCAGGCGGTCGAGGCCATGCCGGCCAAGCGGAGGGTGGTGGTGATCAGCGCGGCGGGCGACCGCCGTGACGAGGACATCCGCCAGCAGACCGAGATCCTGGGCGACGCCTTCGACGAGGTGGTCCTCTATCAGGACGCCTGCCAGCGCGGCCGGGCCGACGGCGAGGTACTGCGCCTCTTGCGCCAGGGCCTTGCCCAGGCCAAGCGTGCGGCGGCGGTGGAGGAGATCTACGGCGAGTTTCTCGCCATCGATACCGCCTTGACCCGGCTGCAAACGGGCGACCTCTGCCTGATCCTGGTCGACCAGGTGGAAGAAGCCCTGGCCCACATCAAGCTGCGCATCGCCGAAGGCTGA
- the efp gene encoding elongation factor P: MKTAQEVRVGNVIMVGNDPMVVQKAEFSKSGRNASVVKMKMKNLLTGSGSETVYKADEKFETVTLERKECTYSYFADPMYVFMDAEYNQYEVEADNLGDMLKYLEDGMPCEVVFYNGKAISVDMPTTVIREVEYTEPAVKGDTSGKVMKPARIKPTGVEISVPAFVEIGDKIEIDTATGEYRNRVKA; the protein is encoded by the coding sequence ATGAAGACAGCACAGGAAGTTCGCGTCGGCAACGTGATCATGGTGGGCAACGACCCCATGGTCGTGCAGAAGGCCGAATTCAGCAAATCGGGCCGTAACGCCTCCGTGGTCAAGATGAAGATGAAGAACCTTCTCACCGGCTCCGGCAGCGAGACCGTGTACAAGGCCGACGAGAAGTTCGAGACCGTGACCCTCGAGCGCAAGGAGTGTACCTATTCCTACTTCGCCGACCCCATGTATGTGTTCATGGACGCCGAGTACAACCAGTACGAGGTGGAAGCCGACAACCTGGGCGACATGCTGAAGTACCTGGAAGACGGCATGCCCTGCGAGGTGGTGTTCTACAACGGCAAGGCGATTTCCGTCGACATGCCGACCACCGTGATCCGCGAGGTGGAGTACACCGAGCCCGCGGTCAAGGGCGACACCTCCGGCAAGGTGATGAAGCCGGCCCGGATCAAGCCCACCGGCGTCGAGATCTCCGTGCCCGCCTTCGTCGAGATCGGCGACAAGATCGAGATCGACACCGCCACCGGCGAATATCGCAACCGGGTCAAGGCCTGA
- the earP gene encoding elongation factor P maturation arginine rhamnosyltransferase EarP — translation MPSRLACDIFCSVVDNYGDIGVAWRLARQLSREHGLQVRLWLDDLATLHRIWPPAKADLAAQTVAEIEVRHWRADFPEVTPAPLVIETFGCRLPENYLAAMSAREPRPLWLNLDHLSAEAWVKDYHGLPSPHPRLPLTAYFFYPGFEVETGGLIREAGLAVRRQALQADPAAREAFWRSLLLTPPDGDTLSVSLFAYDNPALPALLAAWVSGRQRVRCLVPEGAVLEAIGRFFGTPLAPSRQLNSGALEVCALPFFDQDGYDPLLWACDLNFVRGEDSFVRAQWAARPMVWNIYVQEAGAHWPKLHAFLDRYCVGLEPGAATAYRQFTEAWNRNQDIAQAWPALLEQLPALSRHSRAWAEHLAAMPDLASQLMLFCREKL, via the coding sequence ATGCCCTCGCGTCTGGCCTGCGATATCTTCTGCAGTGTGGTCGACAACTACGGCGACATCGGCGTCGCTTGGCGCCTGGCCCGGCAATTGAGCCGTGAGCATGGGCTACAGGTCCGCCTTTGGCTGGACGATCTGGCCACCCTCCATCGCATCTGGCCGCCGGCCAAGGCCGATCTCGCCGCCCAGACGGTGGCGGAGATCGAGGTGCGGCACTGGCGGGCAGATTTTCCCGAGGTGACGCCGGCGCCGCTGGTCATCGAAACCTTCGGCTGCCGGTTGCCCGAGAATTACCTGGCAGCCATGTCGGCTCGCGAGCCCAGGCCGCTCTGGCTCAATCTCGATCATCTGAGCGCCGAGGCCTGGGTCAAGGACTACCACGGTCTGCCTTCGCCGCACCCGCGCCTGCCGCTCACCGCCTATTTCTTCTATCCCGGCTTCGAGGTTGAGACCGGCGGCCTGATCCGCGAAGCCGGCCTGGCCGTCCGGCGCCAGGCGCTGCAGGCCGATCCGGCGGCACGCGAGGCGTTCTGGCGTTCCCTGCTGCTGACGCCGCCGGATGGCGACACGCTTTCGGTGTCGCTGTTCGCCTACGACAACCCGGCGCTGCCTGCCTTGCTGGCAGCCTGGGTCAGCGGCCGGCAACGCGTGCGCTGCCTGGTGCCCGAGGGGGCCGTGCTCGAAGCGATCGGCCGTTTTTTCGGCACCCCCTTGGCGCCCAGCCGACAGCTGAACAGCGGCGCGCTCGAGGTCTGCGCCCTCCCCTTCTTCGACCAGGACGGCTATGACCCTCTGCTCTGGGCCTGCGATCTCAATTTCGTCCGCGGCGAGGATTCCTTCGTCCGCGCCCAATGGGCCGCCCGACCCATGGTCTGGAACATCTACGTGCAGGAGGCCGGCGCCCATTGGCCCAAGCTGCACGCCTTCCTCGACCGCTACTGCGTGGGGCTGGAACCTGGGGCGGCCACGGCCTACCGGCAATTCACCGAGGCCTGGAACCGCAACCAGGACATTGCCCAGGCCTGGCCGGCCTTGCTCGAGCAATTGCCGGCCTTGAGCCGGCACAGCCGGGCCTGGGCCGAACATCTGGCGGCAATGCCCGACCTGGCCAGCCAGTTGATGCTTTTTTGCCGGGAAAAGTTATAA
- a CDS encoding PAS domain-containing sensor histidine kinase, which translates to MQTAHLDPVRSEQLRLLYEALPLALFATVVNALVLVAILWGQVTASVLLGWLAAAGLVSALRYLMFRAYRAGKVAPPSARLWQVAFQTGVVAAGLIWGGSILVVFPQSSSAHQILLALVIAGVCAGAVSTLSYQWQAIAQFLVITLLPVVGRFLLGGDDLSLAVALMAALFLLMLLISARRIYRTNQTNLELRDAASARASEAKASEARFRHLLQAAPDALLIVDPDNRIEYANQRAQDLFGYPGETLLQCPLIRLLPKLKQFNGRLPPEDTQRNLFAYTQDGRRFPSDVSFSSIPFAEGSRICLAVRDVTERWQNEESLRQAKVAAEAANQAKSAFLSSMSHELRTPLNAILGFSELMLDEPNLTAEQQDNVREIFSSGEHLLKLINDVLDLSRIEAGRMQLAIERVQLQDIIEACRHMIEPLARKNGIILSFELDDCRRTLVLADRTRLLQALLNLASNAIKYNHAGGTVTLACERRAGRLRLSVKDTGPGISPEKQRDLFSPFSRLGKEFSNIEGSGIGLALTKQLVELMDGELGFSSSPGQGSVFWLDLPYLGEEAGAASPAA; encoded by the coding sequence ATGCAGACTGCCCACCTCGACCCCGTCCGCAGCGAACAGTTGCGGCTGCTATACGAGGCCTTGCCGCTCGCCCTATTCGCCACCGTGGTCAACGCCCTGGTCCTGGTCGCCATCCTGTGGGGTCAGGTGACGGCCAGTGTCTTGCTCGGCTGGTTGGCCGCGGCCGGCCTGGTTTCCGCCTTGCGCTATCTGATGTTCCGCGCCTATCGGGCGGGCAAGGTAGCGCCGCCGTCGGCCCGCCTCTGGCAGGTGGCTTTTCAAACCGGCGTCGTTGCCGCCGGCTTGATCTGGGGTGGCAGCATCCTGGTTGTGTTTCCGCAGTCCAGTTCGGCGCACCAGATACTGCTCGCGCTGGTCATCGCCGGCGTCTGCGCCGGTGCCGTCAGTACCCTGAGCTATCAATGGCAGGCGATTGCGCAGTTCCTGGTGATCACCCTCCTGCCGGTGGTCGGCCGCTTCCTTCTGGGCGGCGATGACCTTTCCCTGGCCGTGGCGCTCATGGCCGCCCTGTTCCTGCTCATGCTCCTGATCAGCGCCCGCCGCATCTACCGGACCAACCAGACCAATCTCGAACTGCGCGACGCGGCCTCGGCCAGGGCGTCCGAGGCCAAGGCGTCCGAGGCCCGGTTCCGCCATCTGCTGCAGGCGGCGCCCGATGCACTGCTCATCGTCGACCCCGACAACCGGATCGAATACGCCAATCAGCGTGCCCAGGACTTGTTCGGCTACCCGGGCGAGACATTGCTGCAATGTCCCCTGATTCGACTGCTGCCCAAGCTGAAACAATTCAATGGCCGGCTGCCGCCGGAAGATACGCAGCGCAATCTGTTCGCCTACACCCAGGATGGTCGTCGTTTCCCCAGCGATGTGAGTTTCAGCAGCATCCCGTTCGCCGAAGGCAGTCGCATCTGCCTGGCCGTGCGTGATGTCACCGAGCGCTGGCAGAACGAAGAATCCCTGCGCCAGGCCAAGGTGGCAGCCGAGGCGGCCAACCAAGCTAAATCTGCCTTCCTGTCGAGCATGAGTCACGAACTGCGCACCCCGCTCAATGCCATCCTCGGCTTTTCCGAGTTGATGCTCGACGAGCCAAACCTGACCGCCGAACAACAGGACAACGTGCGCGAGATTTTTAGCTCGGGCGAACACCTGCTCAAGCTGATCAACGACGTCCTCGACCTGTCGCGGATCGAGGCCGGCCGCATGCAACTGGCTATCGAGCGGGTTCAGCTGCAGGACATCATCGAGGCCTGCCGCCACATGATCGAGCCGCTAGCCCGCAAGAACGGCATCATCTTGAGCTTCGAACTGGACGATTGCCGCCGCACCCTGGTTTTGGCCGACCGCACCCGCCTGCTCCAGGCCCTGCTCAACCTGGCCTCGAATGCCATCAAATACAACCACGCGGGCGGCACGGTCACCCTGGCCTGCGAGCGTCGGGCCGGTCGCCTGCGCCTGTCGGTGAAGGACACAGGGCCAGGCATCAGTCCGGAAAAACAGCGCGACTTGTTCTCGCCGTTCAGTCGTCTGGGCAAGGAGTTTTCCAACATCGAAGGCTCGGGCATCGGGCTGGCGCTCACCAAACAGCTGGTCGAGTTGATGGATGGCGAACTGGGCTTCTCCAGCAGCCCTGGCCAGGGCAGCGTGTTCTGGCTTGATCTACCCTACCTCGGCGAGGAAGCCGGGGCGGCATCGCCCGCCGCCTAG